A window from Nitrospira sp. ND1 encodes these proteins:
- a CDS encoding glycosyltransferase family 2 protein, with protein MWLVEWIFWSSLVFMFYAYAGYLLALVVLSCFRNRPVLVGDIQPMVSFVITAYNEEARITEKIENSLQQQYPRERLEIVVASDCSSDRTDDIVRSYAPSGVRLVRAQERRGKEAAQKLAVSQTNGEILVFSDVATTLPSHGIANIVKSFNDPTVGCVSSVDQFVDAQGNLSGEGAYVKYEMLLRRLETRVNTLVGLSGSFFAARRSVCSPWADDLQSDFNTLLNSMKAGLRGVSDPASVGYYKNLTDEKKEYQRKVRTVLRGIAVLMRSLPMLNPFRYGIFAWQLFSHKLCRWLVPFAMIGALVSNIVLAIDSLPYRILLLGHIAFYAIAAVYTTCAWMPKSNVFRLPSFFVLVNLSIIDAWMRYFRGDRVFRWEPSKR; from the coding sequence ATGTGGCTTGTGGAGTGGATATTCTGGAGTTCATTGGTTTTCATGTTCTATGCCTATGCGGGCTACTTGCTTGCTTTGGTAGTCCTATCCTGTTTCAGAAATCGACCTGTCCTGGTCGGCGATATTCAGCCGATGGTCTCGTTCGTAATCACGGCCTACAATGAAGAGGCGCGCATCACAGAGAAGATCGAGAATAGTCTTCAGCAGCAGTATCCCCGTGAGCGGCTCGAAATAGTTGTAGCCTCTGATTGCTCATCGGATCGAACCGACGACATTGTGCGATCGTATGCGCCCTCGGGTGTGCGCCTTGTGCGCGCTCAGGAACGAAGAGGGAAAGAAGCGGCCCAAAAGTTGGCGGTCAGCCAGACGAATGGAGAAATACTGGTGTTCTCGGACGTCGCGACGACTTTGCCTTCTCATGGCATTGCCAATATTGTGAAGTCGTTCAATGATCCCACGGTCGGCTGTGTCAGTAGTGTGGACCAGTTTGTAGATGCGCAGGGCAATCTCAGCGGGGAAGGCGCGTATGTCAAATATGAGATGCTGCTGCGCCGATTAGAGACCAGAGTCAATACGCTGGTGGGGCTGAGTGGGTCGTTTTTCGCTGCGCGAAGAAGCGTGTGCAGTCCCTGGGCGGATGATCTGCAAAGCGATTTTAATACATTGCTGAATTCAATGAAGGCCGGGCTACGCGGTGTGTCGGATCCGGCGAGTGTCGGCTACTATAAAAACTTGACGGATGAGAAGAAGGAGTATCAACGGAAAGTCAGAACCGTCTTAAGGGGAATCGCGGTGTTGATGCGCAGCCTACCCATGCTCAATCCGTTTCGGTACGGCATCTTTGCCTGGCAGCTGTTCAGCCACAAGTTGTGCCGATGGTTGGTACCATTTGCGATGATCGGTGCGCTGGTTTCCAATATCGTGTTGGCAATAGATTCTCTGCCGTACCGGATTCTACTGCTGGGACATATTGCGTTTTATGCTATCGCGGCGGTGTATACCACATGTGCCTGGATGCCAAAGAGCAATGTGTTTCGATTGCCTTCGTTTTTTGTTCTTGTCAACCTGTCCATTATTGATGCCTGGATGCGGTATTTTCGGGGAGACCGGGTGTTTCGCTGGGAACCGTCCAAACGTTGA
- a CDS encoding SxtJ family membrane protein yields MDTMVGKKELRNFGLMVGGIFFLIGVWPMIRYGEGIRLWAIVPGSLLVPLGLAAPTVLAPLFKAWMKVGHVMGWINTRIILGILYFGLITPMGVIMRMFGWDSMRRALSRDAESYRVVRQARPRNHMTRQF; encoded by the coding sequence ATGGATACGATGGTTGGAAAGAAAGAATTGCGCAACTTTGGGTTGATGGTCGGTGGTATTTTTTTTCTGATCGGCGTCTGGCCCATGATTCGTTATGGTGAGGGGATTCGTCTGTGGGCCATCGTGCCGGGGTCACTGTTAGTTCCATTGGGATTAGCCGCGCCGACCGTTCTTGCGCCTCTTTTCAAAGCGTGGATGAAAGTCGGCCACGTGATGGGATGGATCAATACCAGGATCATTTTAGGGATTCTGTATTTTGGTCTCATCACCCCTATGGGGGTGATCATGCGGATGTTTGGTTGGGACTCGATGCGAAGAGCGCTGAGCCGAGATGCCGAAAGTTATCGAGTCGTGCGGCAGGCCAGGCCACGCAACCACATGACCAGGCAATTTTAA
- a CDS encoding DUF5989 family protein — MGEFLTELWAFMKERKKFWLLPIIVMLVLLGSLIVLTQGSAVAPFIYTLF; from the coding sequence ATGGGCGAGTTCCTAACAGAGCTGTGGGCCTTTATGAAAGAACGGAAAAAATTCTGGCTGTTGCCGATTATTGTGATGCTCGTGCTATTGGGCAGCTTGATCGTGCTGACGCAAGGATCTGCGGTGGCTCCGTTTATCTACACGTTGTTCTAA
- a CDS encoding polysaccharide deacetylase family protein produces the protein MYHRVLTKSEVARYPVQPGMYVLDTVFAEQMSFVRRNFTVLSLQELLDLWQRGEWSAQARYCVITFDDGWLDNYRHAYPVLKQLRMPATIFLPTDYVGRNEWFWPDQMAFLWQAIADRKQRGEATKAVEEVLSGCLDGDMSCVIPTMADHQRAADEIIERCKHLPIDRIRKLVHTLASALDVTLPLDRVIVNWDEVREMSREGVSFGSHSCTHRIMTTITSDEVSEELLRSRQVLVDQGINYVPVFCYPNGNSDASIEGLVKASGYEAAVSVRMGLEGRGPENGYAIRRVGIHNDISDTIPLFSFRLFGPQPGSA, from the coding sequence ATGTATCACCGCGTGCTGACGAAGAGTGAAGTTGCCCGGTATCCGGTTCAGCCAGGAATGTATGTGCTTGATACTGTATTTGCTGAACAGATGTCTTTTGTAAGGCGTAATTTTACGGTGCTGTCGCTCCAGGAACTCCTGGATCTGTGGCAACGGGGCGAGTGGAGTGCCCAGGCGCGGTATTGCGTGATTACCTTCGATGACGGCTGGTTGGACAACTATCGCCATGCGTATCCAGTTTTGAAGCAGTTGCGTATGCCTGCGACGATTTTCCTTCCCACTGACTACGTAGGAAGGAACGAGTGGTTTTGGCCTGATCAGATGGCCTTCTTGTGGCAAGCGATTGCGGACCGGAAACAACGTGGTGAGGCGACAAAAGCGGTCGAGGAAGTGTTGTCCGGTTGTCTGGACGGCGACATGTCGTGTGTGATTCCGACGATGGCTGACCATCAACGGGCGGCGGACGAAATCATCGAGCGCTGTAAGCATCTCCCGATCGACCGTATTCGCAAACTGGTCCATACATTGGCCTCAGCGCTAGACGTAACCTTGCCGCTTGATCGGGTGATTGTAAACTGGGATGAGGTGCGTGAAATGTCTAGGGAAGGAGTGTCGTTCGGTTCCCACTCCTGCACGCATCGTATTATGACGACCATTACATCGGACGAGGTTTCGGAAGAGCTTCTGAGGTCACGGCAGGTTCTTGTTGATCAAGGCATCAACTATGTCCCGGTCTTCTGTTACCCGAATGGGAACAGCGACGCGTCCATTGAGGGGCTGGTGAAAGCCAGTGGGTATGAGGCAGCAGTATCCGTGCGAATGGGTCTCGAAGGAAGAGGGCCGGAAAATGGATATGCTATTCGTCGGGTAGGGATTCATAACGACATATCCGATACCATCCCGCTTTTTTCTTTCCGATTGTTCGGTCCCCAGCCCGGCTCAGCGTAA
- a CDS encoding ATP-grasp domain-containing protein: MKVLITDGNERAALAVTRALGRQEVEVIVGAESQRSLAGSSRYCRQGIVYPSPYQEPERFIGTLMEAVRTHRVDALIPLSDIAMHVLGPEKAQFERYTHFPAPSPQAFQEISDKYRLMQQAITEGVAIPDTIFVPDGRVERVVQGIVDFPVVVKPGCSLVKDGRRWTKTSVCYAESPEELLRLYRERPYLQQPSLIQQRVIGEGQGLFVLMQEGTPLGMFAHRRLRERPPSGGVSVLRESIALPKAMVDATLKLLQRVKWHGVAMVEFKVDAATRRPLLMEINGRFWGSLQLAVDAGVNFPLHLLNMAMGVCETIPENGYRVGVKSRWLLGDLDQLAMRIKKSDRALNLPPGAPSRLQALMSFCRFFERNTFYEVERLDDLGPSRFEIMRYLKLA; the protein is encoded by the coding sequence GTGAAAGTATTGATTACCGACGGAAATGAGCGGGCGGCACTTGCGGTCACCAGAGCGCTCGGACGTCAAGAAGTTGAGGTGATTGTCGGAGCAGAGTCCCAACGATCCCTTGCAGGTTCTTCGCGTTATTGCCGACAGGGTATTGTCTATCCGTCTCCATATCAAGAACCCGAACGTTTTATCGGCACATTGATGGAAGCCGTGCGAACCCATCGAGTCGATGCCTTAATTCCGTTGTCCGATATTGCCATGCATGTCCTCGGACCAGAGAAGGCTCAATTCGAAAGATATACCCATTTTCCGGCCCCCAGTCCCCAGGCGTTTCAAGAAATTTCCGATAAGTATCGATTGATGCAACAGGCTATTACTGAGGGGGTAGCAATCCCCGATACCATTTTTGTTCCTGATGGTCGGGTCGAACGGGTCGTACAGGGAATTGTTGATTTTCCCGTGGTGGTGAAGCCAGGCTGTTCATTGGTGAAAGACGGCAGGCGATGGACGAAAACGAGTGTGTGTTATGCCGAGTCTCCTGAGGAGCTTCTGCGACTCTACCGCGAGAGGCCGTACTTGCAACAACCGTCATTGATTCAGCAGCGTGTGATCGGTGAAGGCCAGGGCCTGTTTGTGTTGATGCAGGAAGGGACACCATTGGGGATGTTTGCTCACCGGCGACTTCGAGAGCGACCTCCATCCGGAGGAGTGAGCGTGTTGCGCGAGAGTATTGCCTTGCCCAAAGCCATGGTTGACGCTACCCTGAAATTGTTACAGCGTGTGAAGTGGCATGGTGTGGCCATGGTAGAATTCAAAGTCGATGCCGCCACGCGGCGCCCCTTGCTGATGGAAATTAATGGGCGGTTTTGGGGATCGCTCCAGCTGGCTGTGGATGCGGGCGTCAATTTTCCCCTTCACTTACTCAATATGGCAATGGGAGTGTGCGAGACGATACCTGAAAATGGATATCGAGTCGGAGTCAAGTCCCGGTGGCTGCTGGGTGATCTGGATCAATTGGCAATGCGCATCAAGAAAAGTGATCGTGCGTTGAATCTTCCGCCCGGCGCCCCCTCCAGACTTCAAGCGCTCATGTCTTTCTGCCGGTTTTTTGAACGAAATACGTTTTATGAAGTTGAACGACTTGATGATCTCGGCCCAAGCCGGTTCGAGATCATGCGGTATCTCAAACTGGCATAG
- a CDS encoding low molecular weight protein-tyrosine-phosphatase — MKRAVNGALDHWRYRSLVHSQVFPNPLRTILVVCKGNICRSPLVEAYLKHQVEKHGLPITVESAGLETSYGKTAHPLAQLVGTQCGLLLSQHATQQLHKEQVERADMIVVMEWRQRRRVLKLYPQAKQKVFLLRQFYDQSVREVADPYSGTLEDFQTCFSMIKQACDVLVMQMLPPGKQA, encoded by the coding sequence ATGAAAAGGGCCGTGAACGGAGCGTTAGATCACTGGCGCTATCGGAGCCTGGTACATAGCCAGGTCTTTCCGAATCCCCTGCGTACCATCTTGGTGGTCTGTAAAGGCAATATTTGTCGCAGCCCGTTAGTCGAGGCCTATCTCAAGCATCAGGTTGAAAAGCATGGGTTGCCCATTACGGTCGAGTCGGCCGGGCTTGAAACTTCGTATGGAAAGACGGCGCATCCGCTGGCGCAACTCGTCGGGACGCAGTGTGGACTCTTGCTGAGCCAGCATGCCACGCAACAGCTGCACAAGGAGCAAGTTGAACGGGCGGATATGATCGTGGTCATGGAGTGGCGGCAGCGACGCCGCGTGCTCAAGCTATACCCTCAGGCCAAGCAGAAGGTGTTTTTGCTTCGCCAGTTTTACGATCAGTCAGTGCGAGAGGTTGCTGACCCCTACAGTGGAACACTGGAAGATTTTCAGACCTGCTTCTCGATGATTAAGCAGGCCTGTGATGTATTGGTGATGCAGATGTTGCCCCCGGGCAAGCAAGCATAG
- a CDS encoding class I SAM-dependent methyltransferase, which produces MSLRTRLFNIYWTLRGAIVPKLRYSQYSYEESLKRYVAPSVEWVEIGCGHSILPSWRANEERQLVKTCKAIFGIDYDLPSLKAHPNIAKKLRGDVTKLPFRNEAFDLVTANMVVEHLDNPDEQFREIGRILKSKGVFLFHTPNAFGYGVILSKVVPEWLKGKLIYLLEGRAEHDVFPTHYKANTEAQVRALAQANGFEVLQLDLLATDAIFAMLPPLAALELLWIRLLMTQPFRNLRTNMIVALRKAA; this is translated from the coding sequence ATGAGTTTGCGAACAAGACTGTTCAACATCTATTGGACGCTGCGGGGCGCCATTGTGCCGAAGCTGAGATATTCCCAGTACTCGTACGAGGAATCGCTGAAACGGTATGTGGCGCCATCAGTTGAATGGGTGGAGATAGGATGTGGACACTCCATCCTTCCCAGCTGGCGAGCGAATGAAGAGCGCCAGCTGGTAAAAACCTGTAAGGCGATATTTGGCATCGACTATGATCTTCCGTCTCTCAAAGCGCATCCCAACATCGCCAAAAAACTGCGCGGCGATGTCACCAAGTTACCCTTTAGAAACGAAGCGTTCGACCTGGTAACCGCAAATATGGTGGTCGAGCATCTTGACAATCCAGACGAACAGTTTAGGGAGATTGGGCGCATCCTTAAGTCGAAAGGCGTGTTCTTGTTTCACACCCCGAACGCATTCGGCTATGGGGTTATCTTATCCAAGGTCGTGCCTGAGTGGCTCAAGGGCAAGCTTATTTACCTGCTAGAGGGTCGCGCGGAGCATGATGTTTTCCCTACGCACTACAAGGCGAATACCGAGGCTCAAGTCAGGGCGCTTGCTCAAGCGAATGGCTTCGAGGTTCTGCAGCTTGATTTGCTTGCCACGGATGCCATCTTTGCCATGCTTCCGCCACTGGCGGCCTTGGAATTGTTGTGGATACGGTTGCTCATGACCCAGCCTTTCCGGAACCTCCGAACAAATATGATTGTGGCACTGAGAAAAGCGGCATAA
- a CDS encoding O-antigen ligase family protein — translation MLAMLFEFGRPQDVLPPLKAIPIPTLLDVSVLIAVLVSGRATFSNLQTKLWMGLLVFMAMWVPFANNNFWAFMTFKEMTLYFFFYLGIVTFVNTTSRMQKLIFMWLGVHAVLGINGILHHGQGVGGWLGDENDFGMEMNVAVPVAFFMYQAATNQRSKLLYMVLLGLFVMSVVATSSRGAFLGLLALGTYCWLYSPRKVMSLLLGICLVGLVLVAAPQEYWDRISSITDDNTMETGTAGQRMFTWGIGWEIFTANPIFGIGQGNFPWTIGEYMGGRTWQTKSLAGRQAHSLYFTLLPELGLVGVIIFGTMVYLNYRDTRVSQFLPVAARGMAGRNGKEEAKDPQVARAILFGNAILGGMIGYLTTSAFISTLYYPTFWILMGLAVALRNSTQAYTVSQPGTSAAPTFTPKVSLWDRPRPVRLRH, via the coding sequence ATGTTGGCAATGCTCTTTGAGTTTGGACGGCCGCAGGACGTACTCCCTCCGCTCAAAGCGATCCCGATTCCAACCTTGTTAGACGTGTCCGTTCTTATTGCGGTCTTGGTTTCCGGCAGAGCGACTTTTTCTAACCTGCAAACAAAGCTTTGGATGGGACTCCTCGTTTTCATGGCGATGTGGGTTCCGTTTGCTAACAACAACTTTTGGGCGTTCATGACGTTCAAAGAGATGACGTTATACTTTTTTTTCTATTTGGGAATTGTCACCTTCGTGAATACCACCAGCCGAATGCAGAAGCTGATATTCATGTGGCTAGGCGTGCATGCCGTTCTTGGCATAAATGGAATCTTGCATCATGGGCAAGGAGTTGGTGGGTGGCTAGGAGACGAAAATGATTTCGGGATGGAAATGAATGTGGCAGTTCCGGTCGCATTCTTCATGTACCAAGCGGCAACAAACCAGCGGTCGAAGTTGCTCTATATGGTGTTGTTGGGCCTCTTTGTCATGTCCGTGGTCGCGACATCTTCGCGAGGTGCATTTCTTGGTTTGCTTGCGTTAGGAACCTATTGCTGGCTGTACTCACCCAGAAAGGTCATGTCGCTGCTCCTGGGCATCTGCCTTGTTGGCCTTGTCCTCGTCGCTGCGCCACAGGAATATTGGGATCGCATCAGTTCCATCACCGATGATAATACTATGGAAACCGGTACGGCAGGGCAGCGGATGTTCACCTGGGGCATCGGGTGGGAGATATTTACTGCTAATCCTATTTTCGGGATCGGTCAGGGAAACTTCCCGTGGACAATCGGTGAGTACATGGGAGGGCGCACTTGGCAAACCAAATCATTGGCTGGCCGCCAGGCGCATTCCCTCTACTTTACACTGCTGCCCGAACTCGGACTTGTCGGAGTGATTATTTTCGGCACGATGGTCTATCTCAACTATCGAGATACCAGGGTGAGTCAGTTCTTGCCTGTTGCGGCTCGTGGTATGGCTGGACGGAACGGCAAGGAAGAGGCAAAGGACCCTCAAGTGGCACGAGCCATCCTATTCGGGAACGCGATTTTAGGCGGCATGATAGGGTATCTCACGACCAGCGCCTTCATCTCCACTCTCTATTACCCAACCTTTTGGATCCTGATGGGGCTGGCCGTGGCCCTTCGAAATTCAACTCAGGCGTATACTGTCAGCCAGCCTGGCACTAGTGCCGCCCCAACTTTTACGCCGAAAGTGTCTCTTTGGGATCGGCCAAGACCTGTAAGATTACGGCACTGA
- a CDS encoding glycosyltransferase family 4 protein: MIQTILFLSTSSGPGGAERVISNLATSLDPARYRAVLCLFRQGWIQERSESRGVRTHIIPTCGMTDWRWALRFRRLLDEEHVDLIHAHEFDANVQGAFVAAICGIPLVATVHGKHYFWEKCRRRLAYRWVSRQATMVAVSEDLKQFIVENVGACPERITVLYNGVDVPMPPRQAEVDACRKELRLPHGDQIVGVVGNLYPVKGHQYLIEGIPAVLKKCPNTSFIFAGRGQLEKELKDQVHRLGLDERVHFLGLRQDISTILALLDVFVLPSLSEGLSMAILEAMMAGKPVIATRVGGNPEIVLDGETGFLVPPRDSQTLADQLVTLLTNKEQAAQFAARGKRRAEGQFSLQTMVHAYQSLYDKCLRSNP; the protein is encoded by the coding sequence ATGATTCAAACAATTCTGTTTCTTTCGACCAGTAGTGGGCCCGGTGGAGCCGAGCGAGTCATCAGCAACCTGGCTACTTCCCTTGATCCTGCGCGATATCGGGCCGTCCTCTGTTTGTTTCGTCAGGGATGGATACAAGAACGAAGCGAAAGTCGTGGAGTTCGTACTCATATTATTCCCACGTGCGGGATGACAGACTGGCGCTGGGCACTTCGATTTAGACGGCTGCTGGATGAGGAGCATGTCGACCTGATTCACGCGCACGAGTTTGATGCAAATGTGCAGGGGGCGTTCGTCGCGGCCATTTGCGGGATTCCCCTGGTCGCGACCGTCCACGGAAAACACTACTTCTGGGAAAAATGCAGGCGTCGCCTTGCGTATAGATGGGTCAGTCGGCAAGCGACTATGGTGGCGGTTTCAGAGGATTTGAAGCAGTTTATTGTGGAGAACGTGGGGGCTTGTCCGGAGCGGATTACAGTTCTCTATAACGGTGTGGATGTGCCAATGCCTCCAAGACAGGCTGAGGTTGATGCGTGCAGAAAAGAGTTGCGCTTACCTCATGGGGATCAGATTGTTGGTGTCGTGGGGAATTTGTATCCCGTGAAGGGACATCAATATCTGATCGAGGGGATCCCCGCAGTTCTGAAAAAATGTCCCAATACCTCCTTCATCTTTGCCGGGAGGGGGCAGCTTGAAAAAGAGTTGAAGGATCAAGTCCACCGGCTTGGCCTGGACGAGCGAGTACATTTTCTCGGCTTGCGGCAGGATATCTCGACAATTCTTGCTTTGCTGGATGTTTTCGTTCTTCCCTCGTTATCTGAGGGACTTTCGATGGCAATCTTAGAGGCGATGATGGCAGGAAAGCCTGTGATTGCTACCCGGGTCGGCGGGAATCCTGAAATCGTGCTCGACGGTGAGACGGGCTTTCTTGTCCCGCCGCGTGATAGTCAGACCTTAGCGGACCAGTTGGTAACGTTGTTGACTAATAAGGAACAGGCGGCCCAGTTTGCAGCGAGAGGCAAACGTCGCGCCGAAGGGCAATTCAGCTTGCAGACCATGGTGCATGCATATCAATCGCTCTACGATAAATGTCTGCGGTCGAATCCATAG
- a CDS encoding glycosyltransferase family 4 protein has translation MMTEAGTQQTTRQGPRVKVCHVAMGDLWAGAEVQLLALMTYLVRSDEFEWSVILFNEGRLAEELRKLPLSVSVIPEAHHTPIAIAKRLAKTFRHIRPDIVHTHKYKDSILGAAVARYVGVPHTVRVVHGMPEPFSGLRNLRMLFYTMLDRFVSRLLIDRVVAVSSDIEKQLVEIYGPNHVVRIHNGIDLDAVQVSTPRLQKRREWRLDEMVTLIGTVGRLVPVKGHAVLLEALRILRGANRNVMLLVVGDGPLRGQLESEIARLGLEKSVIFAGHHSPAYDFINMMDVFVLPSLHEGIPMVLLEALALRQPVVATRVGGIPEVITHGETGLLAEPADALSLAKFIQQLVEDKSMAARIGKAGRTRVEEEFNARTMAEKTVGLYKKVLGNVVSNSNPVS, from the coding sequence ATGATGACGGAAGCCGGCACGCAACAGACAACGAGGCAAGGCCCCCGTGTGAAGGTCTGTCATGTAGCGATGGGCGATTTATGGGCCGGAGCGGAAGTCCAGCTGTTAGCACTTATGACCTACCTGGTAAGGTCGGACGAATTTGAATGGTCTGTGATTCTGTTCAATGAGGGCAGACTGGCTGAGGAACTTCGTAAGCTCCCGCTTTCAGTCTCAGTCATTCCTGAGGCGCATCATACCCCTATTGCGATAGCGAAACGACTGGCCAAGACCTTTCGACACATTCGACCTGATATTGTGCATACCCACAAATACAAAGATTCCATTCTTGGCGCCGCCGTCGCGCGATATGTGGGGGTACCTCACACAGTCAGGGTCGTGCATGGAATGCCTGAACCCTTCAGCGGATTGAGAAACCTGAGAATGCTTTTCTATACGATGCTCGACAGGTTTGTGAGCCGGCTGCTCATCGATAGGGTGGTTGCCGTATCATCGGATATCGAAAAGCAGTTGGTCGAGATCTATGGCCCGAATCATGTGGTACGCATCCACAATGGTATTGATTTGGACGCTGTGCAGGTAAGTACTCCGAGGCTCCAGAAACGCAGAGAATGGCGCTTAGACGAAATGGTCACCCTGATCGGAACCGTAGGGCGGCTTGTTCCGGTAAAAGGCCATGCTGTATTGCTGGAGGCGCTACGAATCTTGCGTGGGGCGAATCGCAATGTGATGCTACTAGTGGTTGGAGATGGCCCCCTGCGCGGACAACTTGAGTCGGAGATTGCACGACTGGGTTTGGAGAAATCCGTAATATTCGCGGGCCACCACTCGCCGGCCTATGATTTCATCAACATGATGGACGTGTTTGTCTTGCCATCGCTACATGAAGGCATTCCCATGGTGTTGCTTGAGGCACTGGCCCTGAGGCAGCCTGTTGTGGCGACTCGCGTGGGTGGAATCCCGGAGGTAATCACCCATGGAGAAACGGGCTTGCTGGCAGAGCCGGCAGATGCGTTGTCGCTGGCAAAGTTTATTCAACAATTAGTCGAGGACAAGTCTATGGCGGCGCGTATTGGTAAGGCCGGGCGAACCCGTGTAGAGGAGGAGTTCAATGCGCGTACTATGGCCGAAAAAACAGTAGGATTGTATAAGAAGGTATTAGGCAATGTTGTTTCAAACAGCAACCCGGTAAGCTGA